From Pseudoxanthomonas sp. YR558, the proteins below share one genomic window:
- a CDS encoding rod shape-determining protein gives MFKKLRGMFSNDLSIDLGTANTLIYVRGQGIVLNEPSVVAVRQDRAIGGSRSVAAVGAEAKQMLGRTPGHITTIRPMKDGVIADFTYTEAMLKYFIKKVHKSRFLRPSPRVLVCVPAGSTQVERRAIKESAEEAGARDVYLIEEPMAAAIGAGMPVTEARGSMVIDIGGGTTEVAVISLNGIVYSQSVRIGGDRFDEFITNYVRRNHGMLIGEATAERIKLEIGCAYPQAEVQEMEISGRNLAEGVPKMIKINSNEVLEALHEPLSGIVSAVKLALEQTPPELCADVAERGIVLTGGGALLRDLDRLISEETGLHVQVADDPLTCVARGGGRALELVDMHGNEFFAPE, from the coding sequence CCCTGATCTACGTGCGCGGGCAGGGCATCGTCCTCAACGAACCCTCGGTCGTGGCGGTACGCCAGGACCGCGCCATCGGCGGCTCGCGCTCGGTCGCGGCGGTCGGCGCCGAGGCCAAGCAGATGCTGGGCCGTACCCCGGGCCACATCACCACCATCCGCCCGATGAAGGACGGCGTGATCGCCGACTTCACCTACACCGAGGCGATGCTGAAGTACTTCATCAAGAAGGTGCACAAGTCGCGCTTCCTGCGTCCGAGCCCGCGCGTGCTGGTCTGCGTGCCGGCCGGCTCCACCCAGGTGGAGCGTCGCGCCATCAAGGAATCGGCAGAAGAGGCCGGTGCGCGCGACGTCTACCTGATCGAGGAGCCGATGGCGGCCGCGATCGGCGCCGGCATGCCGGTCACCGAGGCGCGCGGCTCGATGGTGATCGACATCGGCGGCGGCACCACCGAAGTGGCCGTCATCTCGCTGAACGGCATCGTCTACTCGCAGTCGGTCCGCATCGGCGGCGATCGCTTCGACGAGTTCATCACCAACTACGTGCGCCGCAACCACGGCATGCTGATCGGCGAGGCCACGGCCGAGCGCATCAAGCTCGAAATCGGCTGCGCCTACCCGCAGGCCGAAGTGCAGGAGATGGAGATCTCTGGCCGTAACCTCGCCGAGGGCGTGCCGAAGATGATCAAGATCAACTCCAACGAAGTGCTGGAGGCGCTGCATGAGCCGCTGTCCGGCATCGTCAGCGCGGTCAAGCTGGCGCTGGAGCAGACCCCGCCCGAGCTGTGCGCCGACGTAGCCGAGCGCGGCATCGTGCTGACCGGCGGCGGCGCGCTGCTGCGCGACCTGGACCGGCTGATCAGCGAGGAGACCGGCCTGCACGTGCAGGTCGCCGACGATCCGCTGACCTGCGTGGCCCGTGGTGGCGGCCGCGCGCTGGAGCTGGTCGATATGCACGGCAACGAGTTCTTCGCGCCGGAGTGA
- the mreD gene encoding rod shape-determining protein MreD, whose translation MSRARTGWLMPLSIIVALLLGLLPLPDLLQPLRPYWLALVLAYWVIEAPDSAGLGFAVIIGLIADLMFGTLLGEQALRLLIMAFILQRFRARLRFFPVSQQALAIGGLLLNDRIVTTVVHLALGEPTLPWTYWWAPAVGMLFWPPLFVLMDALRLGRRKRG comes from the coding sequence ATGAGCCGCGCACGTACCGGCTGGCTGATGCCGCTGAGCATCATCGTGGCCTTGTTGTTGGGCCTGTTGCCGCTGCCGGACCTGCTGCAGCCGCTGCGTCCGTACTGGCTCGCGCTGGTGCTCGCTTATTGGGTCATCGAGGCGCCGGACAGCGCGGGCCTGGGCTTCGCCGTCATCATCGGACTCATCGCCGACCTGATGTTCGGCACGCTGCTGGGTGAACAGGCGCTGCGCCTGCTGATCATGGCCTTCATCCTGCAGCGCTTCCGTGCGCGGCTGCGTTTCTTCCCGGTCTCACAGCAGGCGCTGGCCATCGGTGGCCTGCTGCTCAACGACCGCATCGTGACCACGGTAGTGCATCTGGCGCTCGGCGAACCCACCCTGCCATGGACGTACTGGTGGGCACCCGCGGTGGGCATGCTGTTCTGGCCGCCGCTGTTCGTGCTGATGGATGCGCTGCGGCTCGGCCGCCGCAAGCGGGGCTGA
- the rodA gene encoding rod shape-determining protein RodA yields MSDLLRWALDALRYLLRTLDWPLLGALLALMAVGLAVLYSAGGEALGSRLVLAQGVRFGVGLAAMWALSRVTPVRLRAWTPGVFAVALVPLVLVLFIGTGKHGAHWIDLKFFYLQPSELLKIALPMMLAWYLHREPLPPGWRTTIVSALLIGLPTGLILLQPDFGTAMLVAASGVFGLYLAGLSWWWFITAGVLGGTTVGLVMFAPISWFSFLREYQQNRILTFRDPENDPLGAGWNILQSKIAIGGGGWTGKGWGQGSQSHLDYLPEHTTDFIFSVLSEEFGWMGVAVVLLLYLFVVGRCLWIAMDARDTYSRLIAGTLGMALFVYVIVNGGMVSGLLPVVGVPMPLLSYGGTSAVSLLAGLGLVMAVRAHRPVHGY; encoded by the coding sequence ATGAGCGACCTGCTGCGCTGGGCGCTGGACGCCCTGCGCTACCTGCTGCGTACCCTGGACTGGCCGCTGCTGGGCGCATTGCTGGCGCTGATGGCGGTCGGCCTGGCCGTGCTGTACAGCGCGGGGGGCGAAGCGCTCGGTTCGCGCCTGGTGCTCGCGCAGGGCGTGCGCTTCGGCGTGGGCCTGGCGGCGATGTGGGCGCTGTCGCGGGTGACGCCGGTGCGGCTGCGTGCGTGGACGCCCGGCGTGTTTGCGGTCGCGCTCGTGCCGCTGGTGCTGGTGCTGTTCATCGGCACCGGCAAGCACGGCGCGCACTGGATCGACCTGAAGTTCTTCTACCTGCAGCCCTCGGAACTGCTGAAGATCGCGTTGCCGATGATGCTGGCCTGGTACCTGCACCGCGAGCCGCTGCCGCCGGGCTGGCGCACCACGATCGTGTCGGCGCTGTTGATCGGCCTGCCGACCGGCCTGATCCTGCTGCAGCCGGATTTCGGTACCGCGATGCTGGTGGCGGCCAGCGGTGTGTTCGGCCTGTACCTGGCCGGCCTGTCGTGGTGGTGGTTCATCACCGCCGGCGTGCTCGGTGGCACGACCGTGGGTCTGGTGATGTTCGCGCCGATCTCGTGGTTCTCGTTCCTGCGCGAATACCAGCAGAACCGCATCCTGACCTTCCGCGATCCGGAGAACGATCCGCTGGGCGCCGGCTGGAACATCCTGCAATCGAAGATCGCCATCGGCGGCGGGGGCTGGACCGGCAAGGGCTGGGGCCAAGGCTCGCAGTCGCACCTGGATTACCTGCCCGAGCACACCACCGATTTCATCTTCTCTGTGTTGTCGGAGGAGTTCGGCTGGATGGGTGTGGCCGTGGTGCTGCTGCTGTACCTGTTCGTCGTCGGCCGCTGCTTGTGGATCGCGATGGATGCGCGCGACACCTATTCACGACTCATCGCCGGCACGCTGGGCATGGCCTTGTTCGTCTACGTGATCGTCAACGGCGGCATGGTGTCCGGCCTGCTGCCGGTGGTCGGCGTGCCGATGCCGTTGTTGAGTTATGGCGGCACGTCGGCCGTGTCGTTGCTCGCCGGCCTGGGCCTGGTGATGGCGGTGCGCGCGCACCGGCCGGTGCACGGCTATTGA
- the mrdA gene encoding penicillin-binding protein 2 produces the protein MAGLRRRSKNPHAEADQFRRRAVIGFAVVGACLVALAAWYFKLQVLDHDEYATRSEANRIRPRPVVPGRGTIYDRNGLLLAENVPAFRLDITPDKVKEPAKLVAELGRIIELSPEDIERFEATRKASRGFRPITLKLRVSEEEMARFAVDRWRYPGVELVPYLTRRYPYGELFAHIVGYVGRVDEKDLEQLGEINSALTHIGKTGLERYYDEQLRGRIGYEKVETNVEGRALRVVGRVPAQAGTDLRLSVDAKLQQAIVDSFGELEGSAIAVDPRTGEVLAMVSLPSYDPNLFVNGISSKDFKLLNDNPSRPQFNRLVLGGVAPGSTLKPLIALAGLDSGKRKPEDTVVSTGMFYLPGTSRGWGDASRRGHGVTNLRKSISQSVNTYYYRLALDLGIQQFDEYMAYYGFGEPTGIDLRGEIGGILPSPQAKLKARKERWYPGDTVNVAIGQGDWKVTPLQLVRATAGIASGELRRPHLVAQSRIGFDRPWESMPQPAAVPISPNPANVAVVRLGMQDTMQPGGTGWRVAQGASYLMAGKTGTAQVISRRGTAAVDPRSLPMHLRHRSLFVGFAPADNPTIAIAIAVEGGGYGGSTAGPMARKIFDAYLLGQMPEKVDPAGVPMTPDATVAPPAAPAAAPTAAPPSATPSPAPQGERR, from the coding sequence ATGGCGGGCCTGCGCCGGCGCAGCAAGAATCCGCATGCCGAGGCTGACCAGTTCCGCCGCCGCGCAGTGATCGGCTTCGCCGTGGTCGGCGCGTGCCTCGTCGCGCTGGCGGCCTGGTACTTCAAGCTGCAGGTGCTGGACCACGACGAATACGCCACGCGCTCGGAAGCCAACCGCATCCGGCCGCGCCCCGTCGTGCCTGGCCGCGGCACGATCTACGACCGCAATGGCCTGTTGCTGGCGGAAAACGTCCCCGCCTTCCGACTGGACATCACGCCGGACAAGGTCAAGGAGCCGGCCAAGCTCGTGGCCGAACTCGGCAGGATCATCGAGCTTTCCCCCGAGGACATCGAACGGTTCGAAGCCACGCGCAAGGCGTCGCGCGGTTTTCGGCCGATCACGCTGAAGCTGCGCGTCTCCGAGGAGGAGATGGCGCGCTTCGCGGTGGACCGCTGGCGCTATCCCGGCGTGGAGCTGGTGCCCTACCTGACGCGACGTTATCCCTATGGCGAATTGTTCGCGCACATCGTCGGCTATGTCGGCCGTGTCGATGAGAAGGATCTCGAGCAACTCGGCGAGATCAACAGTGCGCTGACCCACATCGGCAAGACCGGGCTCGAGCGCTATTACGACGAGCAGCTGCGCGGACGCATCGGCTACGAGAAAGTCGAGACGAACGTCGAAGGCCGCGCGCTGCGCGTGGTCGGGCGCGTCCCCGCGCAGGCCGGCACCGACCTGCGCCTGAGCGTGGACGCGAAGCTGCAGCAAGCCATCGTGGATTCGTTCGGCGAGCTGGAGGGTTCGGCGATCGCGGTCGATCCGCGTACCGGCGAGGTGCTGGCGATGGTGAGCCTGCCGAGCTACGACCCGAACCTGTTCGTCAACGGCATCTCCAGCAAGGACTTCAAGCTGCTCAACGACAATCCGTCGCGGCCGCAGTTCAACCGCCTCGTGCTGGGCGGCGTGGCGCCGGGTTCGACACTGAAGCCGTTGATCGCGCTGGCAGGACTGGACAGCGGCAAGCGCAAGCCGGAGGACACCGTGGTGTCGACCGGCATGTTCTATCTGCCGGGTACGAGTCGCGGCTGGGGCGATGCCAGCCGGCGCGGCCACGGCGTGACCAACCTGCGCAAGTCGATCTCGCAATCGGTCAATACCTACTACTACCGGCTCGCGCTGGACCTGGGCATCCAGCAGTTCGACGAGTACATGGCGTACTACGGCTTCGGCGAGCCCACGGGCATCGACCTGCGCGGCGAGATCGGCGGCATCCTGCCCTCGCCGCAGGCGAAGTTGAAGGCGCGCAAGGAGCGCTGGTATCCCGGCGATACCGTCAACGTGGCCATCGGCCAGGGCGACTGGAAGGTCACCCCGCTGCAACTCGTGCGCGCGACGGCCGGCATCGCCAGCGGCGAACTGCGCCGACCGCACCTGGTGGCGCAATCGCGGATCGGGTTCGATCGTCCGTGGGAATCGATGCCGCAGCCGGCGGCCGTGCCGATCAGCCCGAATCCGGCCAACGTCGCCGTCGTGCGCCTGGGCATGCAGGACACCATGCAGCCCGGCGGTACCGGCTGGCGCGTGGCCCAGGGCGCGTCCTACCTGATGGCGGGCAAGACCGGCACTGCGCAGGTGATCAGCCGTCGCGGTACTGCGGCAGTCGATCCGCGCAGCCTGCCGATGCACTTGCGCCACCGTTCGTTGTTCGTCGGCTTCGCGCCCGCGGACAACCCGACGATCGCGATCGCGATCGCGGTGGAAGGCGGCGGTTACGGCGGCAGCACCGCGGGCCCCATGGCGCGCAAGATCTTCGACGCCTACCTGCTCGGCCAGATGCCCGAGAAGGTGGACCCGGCAGGCGTGCCCATGACGCCCGACGCGACCGTCGCGCCGCCGGCCGCACCCGCCGCGGCGCCGACCGCCGCGCCGCCGTCGGCGACGCCATCCCCCGCACCGCAGGGAGAGCGGCGATGA
- the mltB gene encoding lytic murein transglycosylase B translates to MMRRVLPCLLVLALASCATPQPPPPGSSATPPAATTTPAETSVERVADVPPEALAPVDFPTARAQFVRDTATKYGIAPADIEATLAKAQFLDSVVAAMSRPAERVKPWSEYRVGFLTQTRIDGGRAFMAQHRDELARVEQQYGVPPEVIVSIIGVETNYGGFTGRHKVLDALYTLAFRYPRSGNPERVAYEYRREQFFRDELAQLFALGREEKLDIATLTGSYAGAMGLGQFMPSSYREFGVDGNGDGRRDLFTTYPDIFASIANYFRKKGGERGGWVPGGAVVARAQLQDGYPEFNPETWTPDYTLAQLAEKGYRPLDAVAPDATATLVQLDGADGKQYWLGFQNYYAITRYNNSKMYAMAVYQLSQAIAGREIPPA, encoded by the coding sequence ATGATGCGACGCGTACTTCCCTGTCTTCTGGTGCTGGCCCTTGCGTCCTGCGCCACACCGCAACCGCCGCCGCCGGGTTCCTCGGCGACTCCTCCCGCTGCGACGACGACGCCCGCCGAAACCTCGGTGGAGCGCGTGGCCGACGTGCCGCCAGAGGCGCTCGCGCCGGTCGACTTTCCCACGGCGCGTGCGCAATTCGTGCGCGACACCGCGACGAAATACGGCATCGCGCCGGCCGACATCGAGGCGACGCTGGCCAAGGCGCAGTTCCTCGACAGTGTGGTCGCGGCGATGTCGCGCCCCGCCGAGCGCGTGAAGCCCTGGAGCGAGTACCGCGTGGGCTTCCTCACGCAGACGCGCATCGACGGCGGCCGTGCGTTCATGGCGCAGCACCGCGACGAACTCGCGCGCGTCGAGCAGCAGTACGGCGTGCCGCCCGAAGTGATCGTGTCGATCATCGGCGTGGAGACCAACTACGGCGGTTTCACCGGCCGGCACAAGGTGCTGGACGCCCTGTACACGCTGGCCTTCCGCTACCCGCGCAGCGGCAATCCCGAACGCGTAGCCTACGAGTACCGCCGCGAACAGTTCTTCCGCGACGAACTGGCGCAGCTGTTCGCGCTGGGACGCGAAGAGAAGCTCGATATCGCCACCCTGACCGGCAGTTACGCCGGCGCGATGGGCCTGGGCCAGTTCATGCCGTCGAGCTACCGCGAGTTCGGGGTGGACGGCAACGGCGACGGCCGCCGCGATCTGTTCACCACGTATCCGGACATCTTTGCCTCGATCGCCAACTACTTCCGCAAGAAGGGTGGCGAGCGCGGCGGTTGGGTGCCGGGCGGCGCGGTGGTGGCGCGTGCGCAATTGCAGGACGGCTATCCGGAATTCAACCCGGAGACCTGGACGCCCGATTACACACTCGCGCAGCTGGCCGAGAAGGGCTACCGCCCGCTCGACGCCGTCGCGCCCGACGCGACCGCCACGCTGGTGCAGCTGGACGGCGCCGACGGCAAGCAGTACTGGCTGGGCTTCCAGAACTACTACGCGATCACCCGCTACAACAACTCCAAGATGTACGCGATGGCGGTGTACCAGCTGTCGCAGGCCATCGCCGGCCGCGAGATTCCGCCGGCATGA